In Oceanobacillus sp. FSL K6-2867, one DNA window encodes the following:
- a CDS encoding helix-turn-helix domain-containing protein, producing MEKTNFNATDNQEPFFGYTLSIISGKWKLQIIYHLSKNGAVRYNELQRMLGKITFKTLSTALKEMVNDGIIHRKEYPQIPPKVEYSLTEKGQTLWPIIQEMCQWGEYNQPQK from the coding sequence ATGGAAAAGACTAATTTTAATGCTACCGACAACCAGGAACCTTTTTTTGGATACACTCTTTCTATCATAAGCGGAAAATGGAAACTGCAAATTATCTATCATTTATCCAAAAATGGTGCTGTACGCTATAATGAACTTCAGCGTATGCTAGGTAAAATAACCTTCAAAACACTTAGCACTGCACTGAAGGAAATGGTGAATGACGGGATTATTCATCGTAAGGAATATCCGCAAATCCCCCCCAAGGTCGAATATAGCCTTACTGAGAAAGGACAAACTCTATGGCCTATCATTCAGGAAATGTGTCAATGGGGAGAATATAATCAGCCACAAAAATAA
- a CDS encoding Lrp/AsnC family transcriptional regulator: MELDNIDFQILQLLSENSRVQWKDLGEQIHMTGQAVGNRIKKLEDSGVIKAYSLIADEMKLGLIFTAFVIIYMKTANHDPFLRCIKERKEVVEAHRVSGEGCYHLKVKVSTQEQLNQFLNQILEYGNYSLYLSIKEVKQQNPLSAT; this comes from the coding sequence ATGGAACTTGATAACATTGATTTTCAAATACTTCAGCTACTATCCGAAAATTCACGTGTTCAATGGAAAGACTTGGGCGAACAAATTCATATGACAGGACAAGCTGTAGGGAATCGGATTAAAAAGCTTGAAGATAGTGGTGTAATTAAAGCATATTCTTTAATAGCAGATGAAATGAAGCTGGGATTAATCTTTACTGCATTTGTAATAATTTATATGAAAACAGCAAACCATGATCCATTTTTGAGATGTATTAAAGAACGGAAAGAAGTGGTTGAAGCACATCGTGTATCAGGAGAAGGGTGTTACCATTTGAAAGTAAAAGTGAGTACTCAAGAACAATTGAATCAATTTCTTAATCAGATTCTTGAATATGGAAACTATTCTTTGTATTTATCCATAAAAGAAGTTAAACAGCAGAATCCATTGAGTGCAACGTAA
- a CDS encoding cysteine hydrolase family protein has translation MSTALIIVDIQNDYFPNGKMELVNPDKAAANAAKVLEWFRQHNKDNIFHVQHIASDSALGFFLPDTEGAEINDTVQPLENESIITKHFPNSFLKTELESELKERGVTKVVVVGMMTHMCIDATVRAAVDLGYETTLIEDACATRELSYEGKAVPAEQVHYAFVGALESMYATVTSTEDFLAEKK, from the coding sequence ATGAGTACTGCTTTAATTATTGTTGATATTCAAAATGACTATTTTCCAAATGGAAAAATGGAGTTAGTCAATCCTGATAAAGCTGCTGCTAACGCTGCTAAGGTTCTAGAATGGTTTAGACAGCATAATAAAGATAATATTTTTCACGTTCAGCATATCGCAAGTGATTCAGCACTAGGATTCTTTCTTCCAGATACAGAGGGTGCTGAGATAAATGATACTGTTCAACCATTAGAAAACGAAAGCATTATTACGAAACATTTCCCTAATAGCTTTTTAAAAACAGAATTAGAAAGTGAATTAAAAGAAAGGGGAGTAACCAAAGTTGTGGTTGTAGGTATGATGACACATATGTGTATTGATGCAACCGTAAGAGCTGCTGTGGATTTAGGTTATGAAACTACACTTATTGAAGATGCTTGCGCTACAAGAGAATTATCTTATGAAGGTAAAGCAGTTCCAGCTGAACAAGTTCATTATGCATTTGTCGGCGCGCTTGAAAGTATGTATGCGACTGTAACATCAACCGAAGATTTTCTAGCAGAAAAAAAATAA
- a CDS encoding glycine betaine ABC transporter substrate-binding protein → MKNGKLAGVIFGILAIFLLAACGSSDGNAADNNGKADYSKEVDYTITGIEPGAGISVTTEKAIEEYDNLQGWNVELSSTGAMMTELGGAIENEEPIIITGWNPHWMFAEYPDMKYLEDPKGVYGGEETINSLAKTGLKEEKPEAYKLIDQFEWNVEDMEAIMYEAEESGTDIEKVAIQWVEDNQDRVAEWVEGVEDVDGTEIVLASTPWDSERASSGVLKEVMEQKGFNVTVTELDVAIMFESIATGDADATLGAWLPLTHKDFYEANQDNIVDLGPNLTGAKIGLVVPEYMDIDSIEDLNSK, encoded by the coding sequence TTGAAAAATGGAAAACTTGCAGGGGTAATTTTTGGAATCTTGGCTATATTTTTACTTGCAGCTTGCGGCAGTTCAGATGGAAATGCAGCGGACAATAATGGTAAAGCTGATTATAGTAAAGAAGTGGATTATACTATCACTGGGATTGAACCAGGAGCAGGAATCTCGGTTACAACGGAGAAGGCAATCGAAGAATACGATAATTTGCAGGGCTGGAACGTAGAATTATCTTCTACTGGAGCGATGATGACTGAACTTGGTGGTGCAATTGAGAATGAGGAACCGATTATAATTACTGGATGGAACCCGCATTGGATGTTTGCGGAGTATCCAGATATGAAATATCTGGAAGACCCAAAAGGAGTTTATGGTGGAGAGGAAACCATTAATTCGCTGGCAAAAACTGGACTAAAAGAGGAAAAACCAGAAGCTTATAAATTAATTGATCAATTCGAATGGAATGTAGAAGATATGGAAGCAATTATGTATGAAGCTGAAGAATCTGGTACAGATATAGAAAAAGTAGCAATACAATGGGTTGAGGATAACCAAGATAGAGTAGCGGAATGGGTGGAAGGCGTAGAAGATGTTGACGGAACAGAAATCGTACTTGCTTCAACACCGTGGGATTCCGAACGTGCATCTTCAGGTGTTTTAAAAGAAGTGATGGAACAAAAAGGGTTTAACGTCACGGTAACCGAGTTAGACGTAGCCATTATGTTTGAATCGATTGCTACAGGAGATGCAGATGCCACTCTAGGAGCTTGGCTGCCGCTGACACATAAAGATTTTTATGAGGCAAATCAGGATAACATTGTGGATTTAGGCCCTAACCTAACTGGTGCTAAAATCGGGCTTGTTGTTCCTGAGTATATGGATATCGATTCTATTGAAGATCTTAATTCTAAATAA
- a CDS encoding SDR family oxidoreductase: MTKQLAGKTAIVTGASSGIGTAIAKEIAKAGANVVLAARSQEKLAQIAKEISQNEKTLCVKADVTNQKDVDSLAKLAKQAFGNVDIYINNAGKMGSSRVLKGDVSDWEEMIDINIKGVLYGIHSVLPAMLEKGSGHIVNIASDSGFEVTERLTVYCATKFAVRAISTGLEKELAKTGVRVTNISPGMVETPLSSKSPFDSDRKKLLPEDIARAVVYAVTQPDYVNVNEILVRPI, encoded by the coding sequence ATGACTAAACAATTAGCAGGTAAAACGGCCATTGTTACAGGGGCAAGCAGTGGAATCGGAACTGCAATTGCAAAAGAGATTGCTAAGGCAGGTGCTAATGTGGTGCTTGCTGCAAGAAGTCAAGAGAAGCTTGCACAAATAGCAAAAGAGATTAGCCAAAATGAAAAAACGTTATGTGTTAAAGCAGACGTGACGAACCAAAAGGATGTTGACTCCCTTGCAAAGCTAGCAAAACAGGCATTTGGAAATGTAGATATATATATTAATAATGCCGGGAAAATGGGTTCGAGCAGAGTTTTAAAAGGAGATGTGTCTGACTGGGAAGAGATGATTGATATCAATATAAAGGGAGTTCTCTATGGTATTCATTCAGTCTTGCCTGCTATGCTGGAAAAAGGCAGTGGTCATATTGTTAATATCGCTTCTGATTCAGGGTTTGAAGTTACAGAAAGACTTACAGTGTACTGTGCAACAAAATTTGCGGTACGTGCAATCTCCACAGGATTGGAAAAAGAACTTGCCAAAACTGGCGTTCGCGTCACCAATATTTCTCCAGGCATGGTTGAAACGCCATTAAGTTCAAAAAGTCCATTTGACAGCGACAGAAAAAAACTTTTGCCGGAAGACATTGCACGGGCGGTAGTTTATGCAGTTACTCAGCCAGATTACGTAAATGTAAACGAAATTTTGGTTAGACCTATTTAA